Genomic DNA from Dehalococcoidia bacterium:
AGACGGCTGCCATGTCGCCGTTATCCACCGTATTGACATAACGCATCAAGACGATGTCGCCGTCGTTGATGAGAGCATCAACCATCGAGTTGCCTTTAACGCGCAGGGCATAGACATTTTCCTGCCCTCTGACCAGGTAATCCGGCGCGTCAACTGTTTCTGCGCCGGACGCGGTATCCCAACTATCGTTGTCAGGTACGGGGATAGGGATACCGGCGGCGATGGTGCCTATGACAGGCACGGCCTGGCGACGTTTGCCGGACATGGACTTGGGTAATTCGATACCGCGCGAGACCTCACGATGGCGGCGGATATATCCCTTCTTCTCCAGGATTTTAAGGTTGTAGTCGGCCACCGAGGTGGAGCTAAGACTACAACCGGCAACTATGTCGCGGATGCTGGGCGGATATCCGTGGTCGCGCCAGAAGACGTTGATATAATCGACCATACACTGCTGCCTGGTCGAAATTTCCGCCGGTTTCTTCAATATCTTCGCCATAACGAACGCCTGTTCTATAATATAAGCGCAAGGGAGTATTATTGTCAAGAGGAGAACTGTTGTATATAAATAAAACGCCCTAAATAGTTGTGATTATCTTTAGAAAAAGAAAAACTGGACTGATTTCTCAGCCCAGTCAGTGACAATCTAAAAACAGAGTAATTATTTCTTGGTGGCAACGGCTTTGTTGAGTTTCTTCGTCAGCCGGCTCTTTTTGCGGGCGGCAGCATTGGCGTGAATGATGCCCGCGCCAGCGGCCTTGTCCAGCGAGCTGGCAGCCGCTTTTACGTCCGCCTGGGCGGATTCTTCACCCTTACTCACGGCGCTCTCCGCCTTGTGAACGATGGTCTTGGTAAGACTGCGCATGGACTTATTGCGTTCCTGCCTGGCCCCAGCCACGCGGATTTCTTTTGTTGCGGATTTGGTATTGGCCAAGTATGTCCCTCCTTAGACTTAACAAGTCATTATACACCAAAGCTGTGAGATTGACAAAACCGCTTGAAACCAAGAAACTATGATATGCTTCTATATAATCGCAACAAAAGAGGCTACGGGTAAATAAAGAATCGCAGACTTGGTTAAAAGGTCTCAAAGTCTTTCAATGCCGTAGCGATTTCCACACGCCAAACAAAAAAGAGAGGGGGCATTGCCTCTCTCTTTAGTCCAGGTTCGAAATCGGTCTGCATCACGCGCCCATAACGCTGTAGCCGCAGTCAACATATAGCACCTGGCCGGTGATAGCTGCCGCCCCGTCTGAGGCGAGGAAAGCCGCGGTTGCCCCGATTTCCTCCAGCAGCACGTTGCGCTTTAGCGGAGCGTGGGCCGCATGATGTTCCATCATAGCATGGAAATCGCTGATGCCACGCCCGGCTAGCGTGTTGACAGGCCCTGCGCTGATACAGTTAACCCGTATCTTCTTCGGCCCCAGGCAGGCCGCCAGATATCGAGTCGAGGATTCGAGAGCAGCCTTGGCCACTCCCATGACGTTATAGTGCGGCATCACTTTTTCAGCCCCGTAAAAACTTAAGGCCACAATGCTGCCGCCATCCTGCATCAGAGGCACAGCGCCTCGTGCCAGCGCCACCAGAGAATAGGCACTGACGTCAAGCGCGATTTGGAAAGCCTCACGGCTGGTGTTCACGAACTCGTCGTCCAGCGCTTCGCGGGGGGCGTAAGCCACCGCATGCAGCAGGAGGTCGAGGCGTCCGAATTTTTCCTGCATTAACTGGAAAACGGAGGCGATGTCTTCATCACTGGTTACATCGCAAGGTAAGACGACAGAGTTGGTGCCCAGCGTCTCGACCAGTTCTTCTACTTTCGTCTTGAATCGTTCTCCCTGATATGTGAAAACGAGTGTGGCTCCCTCACTGTGCCATGCCTGAGCCACTCCCCAGGCGATGGAGTTTTTGTTGGCAACCCCGAATATCAGACCTATTTTCCCTTCTAACTGTGCCATAAAGTCTCCCAAGTAATTTTATGTATCCTACCATTTTACCAGCGCCCTTTGTCAAATGTCGTATTCGACTGTACCCTGGTTCTGCCATATTGCTTGACGGGAATGTCTCTGCTATCCTTTAGCCTTAACATGGGTGTCAACAGCAACAGTTCCAGTTCAACCGGCTTTCGCCAGCGTGATTATTTCAAAATAACGCTCCTCGTTTTCGCCATAACCGCGTTGTGGCAGAGCCTACACGGCTTCATCCTGCCCGTGCGCATACTCGATTTCGTGCCCGAAGGGCAGAAGAATACCTATCTGGGGCTCATCACCTTCACCGGGTTGATTCTCGGCATGTTTGCCCAGCCTATCGCCGGCGCCGTTTCAGACCGCTCACATTTCACCTGGGGACGACGCCGTCCTTTCATTCTTTTCGGGATGAGCGCAGTAATCCTCCTGCTCTTAGTGATTGGAGCAGCCCCGAT
This window encodes:
- the lexA gene encoding repressor LexA gives rise to the protein MAKILKKPAEISTRQQCMVDYINVFWRDHGYPPSIRDIVAGCSLSSTSVADYNLKILEKKGYIRRHREVSRGIELPKSMSGKRRQAVPVIGTIAAGIPIPVPDNDSWDTASGAETVDAPDYLVRGQENVYALRVKGNSMVDALINDGDIVLMRYVNTVDNGDMAAVWLKAEKEATLKKFYAEGARVRLQPANSTMKPILVPASNVEIQGRVIGVLRRVG
- a CDS encoding 30S ribosomal protein S20, translating into MANTKSATKEIRVAGARQERNKSMRSLTKTIVHKAESAVSKGEESAQADVKAAASSLDKAAGAGIIHANAAARKKSRLTKKLNKAVATKK
- a CDS encoding enoyl-ACP reductase, with amino-acid sequence MAQLEGKIGLIFGVANKNSIAWGVAQAWHSEGATLVFTYQGERFKTKVEELVETLGTNSVVLPCDVTSDEDIASVFQLMQEKFGRLDLLLHAVAYAPREALDDEFVNTSREAFQIALDVSAYSLVALARGAVPLMQDGGSIVALSFYGAEKVMPHYNVMGVAKAALESSTRYLAACLGPKKIRVNCISAGPVNTLAGRGISDFHAMMEHHAAHAPLKRNVLLEEIGATAAFLASDGAAAITGQVLYVDCGYSVMGA